ACATGGATCGATGAAGGAATGGTCAAGAGGATTAGAGGGGTCACTTTCTCTACACGTGTTTCTGCACAATTTGAGAATACCATGATACATGCAGCTCGTGGAATATTCAATCGTTTACTTCCGGATGTTCACATCTTTACTGATCACAGAGCTGGCCCACAGGCCGGAAAGTAtgtcttctattttttcttttgctttttttgaaTTATGCAGAGCCATAATTTTCTACTCATGCAATTTGGAGTGCCACTTGATGGTCCGTATTTATCTCCGCctgttttgtcattttctagTGTACTCTGATATATTGAAGTGATCTCGTGGCAGATCTCCTGGCTACGGAATTTCATTGGTTGCAGAAAGTACTTCTGGTTGCTGCATATCTTGTGATACTACAGTATCTCACAGACTAGAAGAAGGGGATGAGATTGAAGGGGAGGAGAAAAAGGAGTTAACGCCCCCAGAGGATGTTGGTGAACAAACTGCATCTGTTCTGCTCAGTGAAATTGAGCAAGGTGGAGTGGTGGATTCAACACACCAGGTGTGTTTTCTCTGCTCACTCTACTCCTATACCATTTGTTTTCTGGAATAAATTACAGTAGAAAAGTACTTCCAATGCTCAATTTACTTGTCATTCTGTGATTACAgtaattgttttttcttctttttgtaagATGAGGGGCTAACTTTGATTATATTGGATATATCAGAAATCATGCTGCAGTGAAGAATATGCCATTTTGCCTGTGTACCCTTCCTTTACCTACCGTGTCCATTCTGTTTCATCCCCTGCTGTGTTgtgttttattgaaatttaccTGTGCTGGTGAAAGGGGAGATGGTAGGCATCTTTCCTGATGGGGAAGAAAACAGCATAGAGCTTACCTGTCGGCTGCGCATGCAGAAATTTTAGATGTCGATAACTTTAACCAGTTCATCTTTTTTTATGCTCTCGTCTGTTAAGTGTGTTGATGAGTTTCCAAACCCCCATCACTCCCTCCCACACAAACACATGGTGCGTGcacccacacacacacagaaCCTCGGGACTCTATTATTACATCCTGAGATTTTCAGTAAATAAAGAAGTTCCTtcttttgggggaaaaaagccaaaagaaaaaactctgGATTTGAAAGGAACACATCTTTGATGTATAAGCTAATCATTGGCTATCCCTGGCAATAAGTTACTTTCTTGAAGAAGACACAGTATAATCTGAAAGAAATGTACGAATTTACTTTCAGTGACCACCTTCGGCCTCATTTCCCATTACCCCTGAAAACAGAACCAGTGGACATCAAGTTTATAATGCCTACGAATTAATCTGTGCTTATGTGTGTGGTACTGGTGAAACTGAGTTTCTCTAAGATTAGAATTAGTTTATCTTGGCTCTCCCTTATTTTCAGTTCTATGCCCATACCAGTCTCTGAATATCTTTACTGACTTCATTTCATTAGTGAATCTCTTCGCACAAAGAATCACCTGGTTAGATGTAACTTGTATGTACAACTGATCATCTTGAAACTAGTTTCAGATCAGGTTTTTagataatttcatacaaaaccATCGGATTTTCTAACAGCTGTTACGAGTTTGTAATTCCTAGTTTATACATTAATTGTACTGTATAAGCAAATTTTTGAGCTGCAGCAGCTGGCTTCCTCATCTTCATTCCACTTACTTTTTTATGGAGGTTTTTCGCATGAGATTCTTTTAGCTTGATTGATTGCTAAGGTGTGGGTTCTGTCCCAGATAAATTGTATGTTCAGTTGTGAAATCGAGCATGTGGCAATAGTGACAATGCCGCATGATGAAGATGCAATATATGCTTTCAGCCACTTACAATGCATCGATCATTCTTAATATATTTTCTCTCCTCTTCAGGGTCTCTTGTTTCTTTTGTGTGCATTAAGCCCACAGGATGTTTCGAAGGTTCGCGTTGGCAAGCTTTCACCGTATGGAATAGAAACTCTCAGGAACATCAGAGATTTCCTTGGGGTCAAATTTGTTATCAAGCCAGATCCTTCAACAGAGACAGTTATACTTAAATGTGTTGGATGTGGAATGAAGAACCTGTCAAGGAAGGTTTCTTGATGACGATTTGGGAGGATCTTGTATCTAATGCATGCATTGGGGTCTTGCTTGATGGCGTGGTGCGAGGCCTCTGGTGGTTCTCCTGTTGAGCGGAATTTACCTTTTCCTTGGTACCCTGCAGAGAAGAATTGCTATGATCATTGCGCCGCAGCAATCGTTCACCTATGGGATACTGAAATTGAGTCATAGGGAGCCATGCTCATGTTATATTTTTGTCTTGGATCAGAGCGCTGGCTGCGATGCAATTGAGTTATAGCCGTATGCACGCAaaaattttgttcattgaatttttttatttaaactcGTGTAAACATCTCAGATGTTAAATGCGATCTTGATATACATACTCTGGAGAAAGAAGATTGGTGGCTATTTCGGCTTCACGTTGTATTTCTCTCCTTTTATATCATCGTTAGTCAGACTCCAGAACTCCTCTACCTCATGATGAATGATGAGATTGACTTACTATCTAACGAAGCAACGTGGTAATCAAGGTTCTCAGTCTACTCCTAAACCGCAGAAATGGAATAGGATAAATGGAAATATAGAGATGGGCATTGCGAAATTGGCTCTGGGAAGGATAAATTTTGGCGCGAGTGGTGAAAATGCCTTTGTGATTCAGCTGGGAAAACGAGTCGAAAGATGCACCAGGCACCTTCGACATGCCAAACGTAGGATCCGTTCAGGCGAGTGCTATATATGATGTAGGTAAACATGTGTTTTCACGTCTTTAGAAAACTCATCGATCACTTGAAATCTCAATTGTCAGTCTTCACCCCAAGCATCATCCCTCAGTTGATGCCTCCTCACAATGCGGTCCTTTCTGGCTTCTTCCTGTTTCCTAAATTCTGTTGAACCAAAGGATGAGAGAGGCAACTTCAACCCCATTCCCTGAGCAATGAGCCTCTGAGCAGTCCGGGCAGATGTTTGCGGCCTTGGCTTTGGAGGTTCCAAGTCTGAAACACGagaccaaaatgaaaatattgttgTGATGAAGATTTACTTCACAACGTGTGACACTCTTCGAAAACAGTATAAAACATGCGATTCAAGGTCTGactaaaaaattcaatgaagtgGAGCTTGTCACTGGTCGTTGCAGTCAATGATTTTGTAACAGAGGCATCACAGCAAACAGAATAACCCTTGGTTCTTCCAAGCATGCAAAGCATATAATGCAGAATTCCAACTTTCAAATGGAACTTCTTGAAAAAAGCAGATCAAAAGAGTAAATTACCCATTGCTGGAATTGAACTCAAGAGGGAATCCTCCTCCTCCAGTATTCGTACAGTGAATGGAAATTGAATACTGctaagagcctcaagtgctgcATTAGATGATTGGCATTTCAAAGAAGGTTAGAAGGAATCATATCTTTTAAACATTAGCAAATAGAGACTATAGTTTTTTCGACAGATTtgttaaaaacaaaataagacaaaaaataatggaaaaaggaTGTGTGAGGCTTGCAACAATTCTGGACTCCCCACCGTATGTTCCAAAGTTATCACATTCTACTCAATAGTCAATGCAAAAAGAGGTCAACAAATCATGCTATCCAACACCGAGAACAGAATTGAAAAGATAGGAAAACATAATTACCAATTACTGGTGTTCGAAATACTGCAAGAGCGGTAGTATCATTGACCCAACGAATCACTACCCCTTGATTTCTGAAGGCCTCGAGAAGCTTCTCTAGCTCTGTTGTTCTAGTGCTTGGAGGAAACCCAGCGAGAACAAGAACATGACTAGTGCCATATTTAGCTGCGCAgacatggaaaatttttattttcttaagcCCATCAAATTCCCAGCTCattaaaggaaaaggaatgagAAATTGATCAATAATTTATGTCCTACAACAATCTTAAACAATCCAGGTATTGGCACTAGACTCCATATATTAAGAATGTTTCCCAATAAAGATGCACTACAAAATGCTTGAACAACATATCCTGATATGTGCAGATAGAAGATGTAGTTATCCAATAAGAGACTTCAATCTATCTCTATTTTCACCTAAGAAAAACGAACTCATTTACAACTGAGACAAGTGTCATAACATACCCTAACAAAGAGAAGAAACTAACATTACACAACTTCAGCTGAATGGACGACACTGACTTACAGGGTCTCAATATGGGCTTTTCTTCTGAATTATGAGATTGACCTTCGTCATCCACTTCATCAATGGTCAAATCATTTGATACCCGATCACTATACAATTCATCTTTCTTATAAGTAAAAGTGCCCCTCCCACGCCTTTTAGGGGCTTTAGTATTTTTGCCATCTTC
The nucleotide sequence above comes from Eucalyptus grandis isolate ANBG69807.140 chromosome 2, ASM1654582v1, whole genome shotgun sequence. Encoded proteins:
- the LOC104433949 gene encoding coiled-coil domain-containing protein R3HCC1L, whose amino-acid sequence is METQREEHHTAPATATAANWSEEVEDLVSAGEVSSAIAFLESLVSRLESRPQQEEEDPSSANLQLASALAELARLYSSQGFSLKSDQLLARSSALKERGRRGSPSRDAEIAAEDLKDDRGASPSAALTCIDSLGSSAEGHVQHPTIAPDDEAACDATSEDDWEAMADRSPNELLPAESLPEVSKLSLEDGKNTKAPKRRGRGTFTYKKDELYSDRVSNDLTIDEVDDEGQSHNSEEKPILRPSKYGTSHVLVLAGFPPSTRTTELEKLLEAFRNQGVVIRWVNDTTALAVFRTPVIALEALSSIQFPFTVRILEEEDSLLSSIPAMDLEPPKPRPQTSARTAQRLIAQGMGLKLPLSSFGSTEFRKQEEARKDRIVRRHQLRDDAWGED
- the LOC104433948 gene encoding probable RNA 3'-terminal phosphate cyclase-like protein; the protein is MGKTTYKRVKGSQSLRQRLLLSTLASTAVIVEDIRSDHTWPGLRPHEVSLLRLLEKVCDDCVVEINETGTKLKYKPGIIMGGKHLVHDCGVSRSIGYFLEPLIVLGLFAKKPLSIRLKGITNDSKDPSVDTFRSTTLPILKRFGVPAEALELKIESRGVPPQGGGEIVLSVPSVQSLAAVTWIDEGMVKRIRGVTFSTRVSAQFENTMIHAARGIFNRLLPDVHIFTDHRAGPQAGKSPGYGISLVAESTSGCCISCDTTVSHRLEEGDEIEGEEKKELTPPEDVGEQTASVLLSEIEQGGVVDSTHQGLLFLLCALSPQDVSKVRVGKLSPYGIETLRNIRDFLGVKFVIKPDPSTETVILKCVGCGMKNLSRKVS